The DNA segment GAAGAAAGTTGGGTCTACGACCCGACACCAAGGAGCCGAGTTCTGCGTGTTCCCTGGAGAGGCCACGTTGCTCAAGTAGAACTCCATCAGTTTCCTTGTCCAGGCACTGGCGTTACCGCCCAACAGTAGGTTCAGGTAGTCCATGGGGAAGCGAGTTCTTTTGGCGAACATTTCCAACAGATCAACACAGTCGAGCCCCGAGTATTTTGTATGGACCATAAATGATTGCCCTAAAAATAAAACGTCCTCCTTCGGTGCCTCATCGATCGCCCTCATGAAgagcgtgtactgtgcgacggcAAGGGCAGGGATGTACGGTCTGAGGGCGCTTTGGCCCCAGCCACACTTGTCGCGGAGATTCTCTAGATTGGCACTGGTGGGGCAGGGGAATTCTCCCGAGAACGTCGTGGGCAACACCGTTGCTAGCCCGAATTTCTCGAGGTTCCGAAAGATGCCAATGAGGCGGTTGACGCTAACAGCTGATACCGAGCTCAGCAGCAGGCTCAAAAAGCCGATAATAAGCCCTGCTTCGTGCAAGGCCTCCCGGTCGCCAACAGAGAGCAAACCGTCCAAGTAGGCCACGATGCCTTTAGCCGTCTTGAAGTCTGCATCAAGCACTGCGGGTCTCTTGAAAAGGGGGCTCAAGGCACTGGTGTCCAGGTAAGTCCCTTCGGGGCGCGGACGTACAGCCGCTTGTCGAAACAAGTCACCAAAGAGTGGTTTTGTCGGGTCTGAGGGGGACGGTGTGGCTACGATGGATTCCAGCAAATCCCGGTCGAATGTGTCAGGCCACTCTTG comes from the Amblyomma americanum isolate KBUSLIRL-KWMA chromosome 1, ASM5285725v1, whole genome shotgun sequence genome and includes:
- the LOC144096062 gene encoding uncharacterized protein LOC144096062; this translates as MSMVMRKWDYFSKNRHQFFSTFVTSDDAARLDVKDETYVPFITDNFGDWTDDIAVALGSDVLRRCIGYPAERVRLRLYKTWLANFAAQEWPDTFDRDLLESIVATPSPSDPTKPLFGDLFRQAAVRPRPEGTYLDTSALSPLFKRPAVLDADFKTAKGIVAYLDGLLSVGDREALHEAGLIIGFLSLLLSSVSAVSVNRLIGIFRNLEKFGLATVLPTTFSGEFPCPTSANLENLRDKCGWGQSALRPYIPALAVAQYTLFMRAIDEAPKEDVLFLGQSFMVHTKYSGLDCVDLLEMFAKRTRFPMDYLNLLLGGNASAWTRKLMEFYLSNVASPGNTQNSAPWCRVVDPTFFRGLEVGDGRSYALKMMCFLTRSQRGLLYRKWSRLANETMSESEVEDARVWADNFRTLLAKGKLRPVEASTASATN